The Crocosphaera subtropica ATCC 51142 genome includes a window with the following:
- a CDS encoding heavy metal-responsive transcriptional regulator has translation MNQDTLLRIGELAKQTGLSVGNLRYYSDLGVLHPVKIADNGYRYYSLDASQQVAFIKKAQALGFSLEEIKRILDVRDRGEIPCQLVQGLLDQKIEDLEIKIKQMTLFKAELEEYRDTWHSNPTPKPKSDEVCPLISSVSL, from the coding sequence ATGAATCAAGACACTTTACTCAGAATAGGAGAATTAGCCAAACAAACAGGGCTTTCTGTGGGAAATTTACGATATTACAGTGATTTAGGGGTTTTGCATCCCGTGAAAATTGCGGACAATGGCTATCGTTACTATAGCTTAGATGCGAGTCAACAAGTAGCCTTTATCAAAAAAGCCCAGGCCCTGGGTTTTTCTCTAGAAGAAATTAAGCGCATTTTAGATGTTAGAGATAGAGGTGAAATTCCTTGTCAGTTAGTGCAAGGTTTACTCGACCAGAAAATAGAAGATTTAGAAATAAAAATAAAGCAAATGACCTTATTTAAAGCTGAATTAGAAGAATATCGGGATACTTGGCACAGTAATCCTACCCCAAAGCCTAAATCTGATGAGGTTTGCCCTTTAATTTCTAGCGTGTCTCTATAA
- a CDS encoding DNA-binding protein → MAQRGSMMGQEWHGSGGWGHHSQYGRMYDPNNLTTIRGEVVSVNTFTPREGMSGGMHLQLQTNRETVDVHLGPAWYLQNQDVQIQPNDTIEVTGSRMNFNGQSAMMAASVEKGEMTLMLRNENGIPMWHGWRGNQ, encoded by the coding sequence ATGGCGCAACGAGGTTCCATGATGGGTCAAGAGTGGCATGGAAGTGGTGGTTGGGGACACCATTCTCAATACGGCAGAATGTATGACCCAAATAATCTGACCACTATTAGGGGAGAAGTGGTCAGTGTCAATACCTTTACTCCAAGAGAGGGAATGTCTGGCGGAATGCACCTACAGTTACAAACCAACCGTGAAACCGTGGATGTTCATTTAGGCCCGGCTTGGTATCTTCAAAATCAAGATGTTCAAATTCAACCCAACGACACCATTGAAGTGACCGGTTCAAGAATGAATTTTAATGGCCAATCTGCCATGATGGCTGCCTCTGTCGAGAAAGGAGAGATGACCTTAATGTTAAGAAATGAAAATGGTATTCCGATGTGGCATGGATGGAGAGGTAATCAATAA
- the rppA gene encoding two-component system response regulator RppA yields MRILLVEDENDLGNAIKRALIQHNYIVDWAQDGEEANDLIEIGLNLYTIGIFDWLLPKISGIDLIKKIRQQNSFLPILMLTAKDREEDKVIGLDAGADDYLVKPFGMAELLARLRALQRRFPTINPQKLTVGKITLDYSNYTIYFQEETGDNKPLSLTNKEFQLLEYFMKHPNQIITRDQILSQLWEWGNEPMSNVVAAQIRLLRRKLEPSGMENCIETVYGLGYRFLVNN; encoded by the coding sequence ATGCGTATTTTATTAGTTGAAGACGAAAATGACTTAGGAAATGCCATTAAACGAGCTTTAATTCAACATAATTATATTGTAGATTGGGCGCAGGATGGAGAAGAAGCGAATGATTTGATAGAAATCGGTTTAAATCTCTATACGATTGGTATTTTTGATTGGTTATTACCGAAAATATCAGGCATTGATTTAATCAAAAAAATTAGACAACAAAATAGTTTTTTACCCATTTTAATGTTAACCGCAAAAGATAGAGAAGAAGATAAAGTAATTGGGTTAGATGCCGGTGCCGATGATTATTTAGTGAAACCATTTGGAATGGCGGAATTACTGGCAAGATTACGAGCATTACAACGCCGTTTCCCTACTATTAACCCTCAAAAGTTAACTGTAGGAAAAATTACGTTAGACTACAGTAACTATACAATTTATTTTCAAGAAGAAACAGGTGATAATAAGCCTCTTTCTTTAACCAATAAAGAATTTCAACTATTAGAATATTTCATGAAACATCCTAATCAAATTATTACCCGTGATCAGATTCTTTCACAACTATGGGAATGGGGAAATGAACCAATGAGTAATGTAGTAGCTGCACAAATTCGTCTATTAAGACGTAAATTAGAACCATCGGGTATGGAAAATTGTATTGAAACTGTTTATGGATTGGGTTATCGTTTTTTAGTTAATAATTAA
- a CDS encoding IS630 family transposase (programmed frameshift), with translation MITDNKEKIELIKEFLENSSNGRETQRALAVKLVLEGYRYERVSEILSVSLGFISKWVNAFNFGGINGLKSGYKGSKSYLTNQERTEIIEWLIEQKTWDISELEVYLIEKYDVVYQSLQSYYKILKEAKISWQKGQQINPRYHEEVNSKKNQEIAQILENRREEIDSGKLIVYIVDECHLHWEDICGYLWNLIKEPLKIPLLNPKERQTYYGALNLLTQEFILLPYQKGNGKNTVDFVQQLQKKNPEAKTLWIWDGASYHRGKEMQKFLARENQDLSPEEWRVTCCLFAPYSPQENPVEAIWLQLKTLLRRFYRFGKNFKIVKRLFQLFVELKLFNLPNFKNYEAFSRFS, from the exons ATGATAACAGACAATAAGGAGAAAATTGAGCTAATTAAAGAGTTTCTTGAAAATTCATCAAACGGGAGAGAGACTCAAAGAGCTTTAGCGGTAAAGTTAGTGCTAGAAGGCTATCGTTATGAAAGAGTCTCAGAAATTTTATCTGTGTCACTAGGATTTATTAGTAAATGGGTTAATGCTTTTAATTTTGGGGGTATAAATGGTTTAAAATCAGGATACAAAGGAAGTAAAAGTTACTTAACAAATCAAGAACGTACCGAGATAATTGAGTGGCTAATTGAACAAAAAACCTGGGATATTTCTGAACTAGAAGTTTATCTAATTGAGAAATATGATGTGGTTTATCAATCTCTTCAAAGTTATTATAAGATTTTAAAAGAGGCGAAAATTTCTTGGCAAAAGGGGCAACAAATTAATCCTAGATATCATGAAGAAGTCA ACTCAAAAAAAAACCAAGAAATAGCGCAAATTCTGGAAAATAGACGAGAGGAAATAGATTCAGGAAAGCTGATAGTGTATATAGTTGATGAATGTCATCTTCACTGGGAGGATATTTGCGGATATCTATGGAACTTAATAAAAGAACCCTTAAAAATTCCTCTTTTAAATCCTAAAGAAAGACAGACATATTATGGGGCATTAAATTTATTAACTCAAGAATTTATTTTGCTTCCTTATCAAAAAGGAAATGGAAAAAACACGGTAGATTTTGTCCAACAATTACAGAAAAAAAATCCCGAAGCTAAAACCTTATGGATTTGGGATGGAGCCAGTTATCATAGAGGAAAAGAAATGCAAAAGTTTTTAGCTAGAGAAAATCAAGATTTGTCACCAGAAGAATGGCGAGTAACCTGTTGTCTTTTTGCTCCTTATTCCCCTCAAGAAAATCCCGTAGAAGCAATTTGGTTACAACTCAAAACTTTACTGAGAAGATTTTATAGATTTGGGAAAAATTTTAAAATTGTTAAACGTCTTTTTCAACTTTTTGTTGAGTTGAAACTATTCAATCTTCCTAATTTTAAAAACTACGAGGCTTTTTCACGATTCAGTTAG